In Halomarina salina, one DNA window encodes the following:
- a CDS encoding DUF7126 family protein: protein MNHAVVIGSDPDGLGEALEERGVTVARATGTANRDSLVEAGIEETDALVVTDVGLATSIPVARELNESFRVVVYSRDSIPEFARTSAGLMVDPDLMDVDTVAEELVSQG from the coding sequence ATGAACCACGCTGTCGTCATCGGGTCCGACCCGGACGGTCTGGGCGAGGCCCTCGAAGAACGCGGCGTCACCGTCGCCCGTGCCACCGGGACCGCGAACCGGGACTCGCTCGTCGAGGCCGGTATCGAGGAGACGGACGCCCTCGTCGTCACGGACGTCGGCCTCGCCACGTCGATTCCGGTCGCCCGCGAACTGAACGAGTCGTTCCGCGTCGTCGTCTACTCGCGTGACTCCATCCCCGAGTTCGCCCGGACGAGTGCGGGGCTGATGGTCGACCCGGACCTGATGGACGTCGACACCGTCGCCGAAGAACTCGTCTCGCAGGGCTGA
- the guaA gene encoding glutamine-hydrolyzing GMP synthase translates to MVDAPTFVDEAVEEIREEVGDDRALIALSGGVDSSVAAALAYEAIGDRLTPVYVDTGLMRKGETDQIRETFDYMDSLEIVEAQGRFLDALSGVTDPEEKRKVIGEQFIREFETVATDVRASWLVQGTIYPDRIESEGNIKSHHNVGGLPDVVDFDGLVEPVRDLYKDEVREVARELGLDELVAERMPFPGPGLAVRIVGEVTEEKVEVARESCHVVEEELEAYEPWQAFAAVIGKATGVKGDNRVHGWVVSVRSVESRDGMTARAQELDWETLQRIQSRITGQLPNVARVVYDVTHKPPATIEYE, encoded by the coding sequence ATGGTCGACGCGCCGACGTTCGTCGACGAGGCCGTCGAGGAGATTCGCGAGGAAGTCGGCGACGACCGGGCGCTCATCGCCCTGTCGGGCGGCGTCGACTCCTCGGTCGCCGCGGCGCTGGCCTACGAGGCCATCGGCGACCGTCTCACGCCCGTCTACGTCGACACCGGTCTGATGCGGAAGGGCGAGACCGACCAGATTCGCGAGACGTTCGACTACATGGACAGCCTCGAGATCGTCGAGGCGCAGGGCCGGTTCCTCGACGCGCTCTCGGGCGTCACCGACCCCGAGGAGAAGCGGAAGGTCATCGGCGAGCAGTTCATCCGCGAGTTCGAGACGGTCGCCACCGACGTGCGGGCCTCGTGGCTCGTGCAGGGCACCATCTACCCCGACCGCATCGAGAGCGAGGGGAACATCAAATCGCACCACAACGTCGGCGGCCTCCCCGACGTCGTGGACTTCGACGGCCTCGTCGAACCCGTCCGGGACCTCTACAAGGACGAGGTCCGGGAGGTGGCCCGCGAACTCGGCCTCGACGAACTCGTCGCCGAGCGGATGCCGTTCCCCGGCCCCGGTCTCGCCGTCCGCATCGTCGGCGAGGTGACCGAGGAGAAGGTCGAGGTGGCCCGCGAGTCGTGCCACGTCGTCGAGGAGGAACTGGAGGCGTACGAGCCGTGGCAGGCGTTCGCCGCCGTCATCGGGAAAGCGACGGGCGTGAAGGGCGACAACCGCGTCCACGGCTGGGTCGTCTCCGTGCGCTCCGTCGAGTCGCGCGACGGGATGACCGCCCGCGCCCAGGAACTCGACTGGGAGACGCTCCAGCGCATCCAGAGTCGCATCACGGGCCAGTTGCCGAACGTCGCCCGCGTCGTCTACGACGTCACACATAAACCACCGGCGACAATCGAGTACGAGTGA
- a CDS encoding CTP synthase, with product MPTAPTGYDPTLGNKFIFVTGGVMSGLGKGITAASTGRLLSNAGFDVTAVKIDPYLNVDAGTMNPFQHGEVYVLKDGGEVDLDLGNYERFLDIDMTSDHNVTTGKVYQQVIEKERAGDYLGKTVQIIPHITDDIKRRIREAAEGHDVCIVEVGGTVGDIEGMPFLEALRQFVHEQDEDDFLLTHVTLVPFSKNGEQKTKPTQHSVKELRSIGLQPDILVGRCEDHLDPETKRKIALFCDVPTDAVFSNPDVEDIYHVPLTVEEEGLDQYVMDRLGLRERALPAAERNNQWRDLVTQETTGEVDVALVGKYALEDAYLSVHEALKHAGLERGVDVNVVWVDAEEIDGEHADRLEGADAVLVPGGFGVRGTTGKVDAIRYAREAGVPYLGLCLGFQLAVVEYAQNVLDLADAHSSELADDPTNPVIDLLPEQYEVEDMGGTMRLGAYETDITPGTLAADLYGGTSCTERHRHRYEVNPEYIESLEGAGLVFSGRVNNRMEILELPDHPYFVGTQFHPEFRSRPGRASPPFLGLVDAAADSAAEREEVSA from the coding sequence ATGCCGACAGCGCCCACGGGCTACGACCCGACACTGGGGAACAAGTTCATTTTCGTCACGGGCGGGGTCATGTCGGGGCTCGGCAAGGGCATCACGGCGGCGTCGACGGGTCGCCTGCTGTCCAACGCCGGGTTCGACGTGACCGCCGTGAAGATCGACCCGTACCTGAACGTCGACGCGGGGACGATGAACCCGTTCCAGCACGGCGAGGTGTACGTCCTCAAGGACGGCGGCGAGGTCGACCTCGACCTGGGGAACTACGAGCGGTTCCTCGACATCGACATGACCTCCGACCACAACGTGACGACGGGGAAGGTCTACCAGCAGGTCATCGAGAAGGAGCGCGCGGGCGACTACCTCGGGAAGACCGTCCAGATAATCCCCCACATCACCGACGACATCAAGCGGCGCATCCGCGAGGCGGCCGAGGGCCACGACGTCTGCATCGTCGAGGTCGGCGGCACCGTCGGCGACATCGAGGGGATGCCGTTCCTCGAAGCCCTCCGCCAGTTCGTCCACGAACAGGACGAGGACGACTTCCTGCTCACCCACGTCACGCTCGTCCCGTTCTCGAAGAACGGCGAGCAGAAGACCAAGCCGACCCAGCACAGCGTGAAGGAACTGCGCTCTATCGGTCTCCAGCCGGACATCCTCGTCGGCCGCTGTGAGGACCACCTGGACCCCGAGACGAAGCGGAAGATAGCGCTGTTCTGCGACGTGCCGACCGACGCCGTGTTCTCGAACCCGGACGTCGAGGACATCTACCACGTCCCGCTCACCGTCGAGGAGGAAGGCCTCGACCAGTACGTGATGGACCGGCTCGGCCTCCGCGAGCGGGCGCTCCCCGCCGCGGAGCGCAACAACCAGTGGCGCGACCTCGTCACCCAGGAGACGACCGGCGAGGTGGACGTCGCCCTCGTCGGGAAGTACGCGCTCGAAGACGCCTACCTCTCGGTCCACGAGGCGCTGAAACACGCCGGACTCGAACGCGGCGTCGACGTCAACGTCGTGTGGGTCGACGCCGAGGAGATAGACGGCGAGCACGCCGACCGCCTCGAAGGGGCCGACGCCGTCCTCGTCCCCGGCGGGTTCGGCGTCCGGGGGACGACCGGGAAGGTCGACGCCATCCGCTACGCACGGGAGGCGGGCGTCCCGTACCTCGGGCTCTGTCTGGGCTTCCAGCTGGCGGTCGTCGAGTACGCCCAGAACGTCCTCGACCTGGCGGACGCCCACTCCAGCGAACTCGCCGACGACCCCACCAACCCGGTCATCGACCTGCTACCCGAGCAGTACGAGGTCGAGGACATGGGCGGGACGATGCGCCTCGGCGCGTACGAGACCGACATCACGCCGGGGACGCTCGCCGCCGACCTCTACGGCGGCACCTCCTGCACCGAGCGCCACCGCCACCGCTACGAGGTCAACCCCGAGTACATCGAGTCGCTCGAAGGCGCAGGACTCGTCTTCTCCGGGCGCGTCAACAACCGCATGGAGATACTCGAACTGCCCGACCACCCGTACTTCGTCGGGACGCAGTTCCACCCAGAGTTCCGCTCGCGGCCCGGTCGCGCCTCGCCGCCGTTCCTCGGTCTGGTCGACGCGGCCGCCGACAGCGCCGCCGAGCGAGAGGAGGTGAGCGCCTGA